The DNA window cttacatttatgttccGGCagagctgctcgagatgagcgTAGGtgcatgagctttgcctgacgtaaagacggactactgacgtgcagactgaccaattaaatgtttacagagaagtttatcaaccaataacggtagctctacagtcagaccgtgcaatcagaagattctaggctacttcaccacgcccccttctcactcaaacgaaccaatcggagtaggggagggggggactagtttgtgaacgaaacgcttctcgaaattctatgtaaacttttgtgaaattccacctggacatttttttaagtctaaaaaagaggacacgtccgggtaaaagaggacacgtccgggtaaaagaggacgtctggtcaccctatattagCAGAAAGGTTACCAAaaagagtagagtagagtagaacCCATTTTGTGCTATATATAACTAATAGCACACCATTACCTTTTGAGGCTGTAACTaaacagttatttaagcacagAAACAGTTCTGTCAGGTTGCAATGATTCTATATGCACTTTAACCCTTTTTAAAACAGTGTGTTTATTTGCCTAATTTCACCTGACACATTGTCACCTGACTGTCCGACCTtgaatgtttctttgttttcttaaagCCTTCGTAAGGCTGAGAGGACAATCAACAATGTTGGTCAGTCACTGCTGCATTCCCTTTGCATGTGAGCATGAACTTAATCTGAGAGCTATACATGATGATAATGACTGTGTTCATTTTCACATTTGCATCTGGCAACCCATTCAGTCCGAGGTACAATTAGAGCAGGTGCAGTAAATCTGTATTGTTTTCTATTATGTAAGAAATATCCTTTATTTCCTTCTCTCTCAAGCGATACTACAGTTTTGATCATAGTGGTGAGCAAAGTGTAAACTGAGGGTGATCAGATTCTAAAACatgtttcctttttgtttttcagtatgTGGACAAAGTGGGCGAGAGCAACAACATGGTATAATGGAAACAgcatttctcttttgttttatttatgatgGATCTCCTAAAATGGCTTTAAatccttttttttatatatatgttatgGAATGGTTCCATACTGACATCTTTCCAGTTTAAGGGAAATATCaatttgtattaatattatttccCCAACACAAGGCCAAATGAACTGTGTGGGGAACTATAGGACGAGACAACATGTGGATCAGCATCATAAGGAATGACATTTCTGTATTCCTTAACTATTCGAGTGGAGGGAATGCTATACGGGACAATCTTTTAATTGTATGTGACATGGTTAATGATGATGCCCTTGACTGATTTCCGAAGCAGAGCCTGATTTCTGTTACACCGTCGGCCCTGTTGCATCCTTGTGCCTTTGGTTCTGCTTGTGGAGGGAAGAGAATTGCATCCTTTTGTCATGGATGGCTCGTTTTTCTGTGCTCAAGCAGTGAGCGCGAGACATGACATGTCCAGCCCTACTCTCTCTGAGTGAGATGTTGAGTCTTACTATATCTTGAGCTGCTATCGAGTAATGGTTCAACTGCAGAAACTTtgtaaatacacattaaaaaaaaaatacaaagcgGATCTTCGTGTGCTGACTCCTGCATTTATATCTAGATGCTACAATTCATTAATATAAAagcaatatttataaacattgatGGTATGTGAACATCTGGGACATGATAATCGTGTTACACaggtaagttgccatttttaaactGCAACAACAACAGTTTTGTGGGTTGTGTAATTTGTATTCTGTTAAAACTCAATAAGGATTATTATTTATAGCATATGCTTTTAAAATGCTCACATTGTTTACTTATATGCTCTCAGCCCATAATTCTATCGTAGAGCAATATTTAGTTCACTGTGATTATTTATATCAATTGTAGTGATTTAAAAGTTAGAAGAGGACATCATATGGCTCCATTAATAAACATGGCTCAAGAAGCTCATCGATACATGGTCAAGGAGAGGGTCATTCATTCGCTTTCAGTGGAGACCATCAGCAGCTGTTCATTCATAAAAACGATGATCTGAGATGCTTCGCTGCCCACTGCGTAAACACATTCATATTGTACAGCACCTCCTTAGTATTAGCCATTAGTACTGTGCACCAAAAAGCTTTGAGTAGGAAATATTATGGAATCAGAATTCTGTGTGtacatacatatgtatgtaGGTAGGTATATGTTCACTTATTGGCACACTCACATACTTGAGCACAGTAACATTGCCACTAGGgggcacagcaggttagtgttgcagtcacacagctgcaggggcctggaggttgtgggttcgagtcccgctccgggtgactgtctgtgaggagtgtggtgtgttctccctgtgtctgcgtgggtttcctccgggtgactgtgtggagtgtggtgtgttctccctgtgtctgcgtgggtttcctccgggtgactgtctgtgaggagttggtgtgttctccctgtgtctgcgtgggtttcttccgggtgctccggtttcctcccacagtccaaaaacacgttggtaggtggattggcgactcaaaagtgtccataggtgtgagtgtgtgagtgaatgtgtgtgtgtgtgtctgtgttgccctgtgaaggacaggcgccccctccagggtgtattcccgctttgcgcccaatgattccaggtaggctctggacccacctcgaccctaaactggataagcagttacacataatgaatgaatggatgaattctgtgtgtgtacatacataTATGTATGTAGGTATGTATATATTCACATACTCAAGCACACTCACATACTTGAGCACAGTAACATCTCCACTAGGGGCACTATTCAGTGTTTTGCATAAAcaacactttattttatattttagtgtcctgttttttttttttgttttttttttttactgttcctGGTGAGAGTCAACAACTAAGTTTTCCTCATCTTATTGCCCCACAATATAAAAACTACATATTGGTAGGTTGATAAGCAGTGTAAaaatgtgacagtgtgagtCTGTGATGTGGGGGGACATATTTCTCTCACCAGGGGGTTGTCCCTTTGCTCCCAATGACCCACCGGAACCCTGAGTAGGATGAAGTGGTTTAGTTTTAAGTATCCATCAGTTTTTACTTACTTAcatgtattaaataaatgtattaaaggtAAATGTAACGACTGCCCACTTCTGCAAATGAGACGAAGTGTTGAAACGGTATCTGTAACTCGCCAGTGGAGGGTTTATTACTCTAGTTTGGAGCCCATCCCCCGAGTACTAATCAATCCTGTGACCTATTGCCGAAGACGGCGTTCATTAACTCCTCTCGTCGACGGAACCCGGACTCCTCCACCCTGCTGCGCTTTATAAAGAGTCGACATGATCTCTCTCCCCCCAAACAtttccctgtctctccctctctgccttaACGAGCTCAACTCAACAGCACGACGGAGCAATGACAGTAAGACACCTGCTTTTTCCCTTTATATTTCATTCAAATTTACTGTAACTAATGCAACTGTGAATGAGGAATTAAGAccgggggaggggtgggggttaACATTCCGAGAGCCACGAGTTCATAAGTCTCATGTCCCTAAGTTTGTAATGACTTTGGGTTTTCTGCTGTTTGAATTGTAATATTTCACCTACTGGGCATGCGCACACCGTTAACAGAGTATGGTAACATTTCTAACGTATTAGTGTATTCTTAACATTCTGTCCTTAAGGGTATAATGTTATCATTATCTTTATAATGTTTAGGTTATCTACAGTTATAAGATTGATAACAcctgttacatttatttaaactacGTATAGTTTTACTACAAGTAGCATTTTCTGGCAAAGTTATTAAAATATCCTACGCATTTTTAGGTTGGGAGTAATTTCTACTAAAGTCATTTAGGTTTTTAAACTATTCCAACAGGTAGTATATTTTAGCTTGTAGCATTTTTGATTAAATAATTTGTACAATCAATACGTGttcattatacatttttgtTGTGGAATATACCTATAAGTGCTACAGCAGGGCATCTTGACCACTATATCTTGACAGATTTTCTACACTTCATCTACATTTTTATGTACAGGAATGTCTCTCACTTTTGAGATAAATATGGGCACTTTACCACCCATAGGCAAAACTAACATTGATCCATTCCCTCTTCCTTGTCTTAGAGTTTGAAGGCTCTCACTGCTTATGTGCTCGCATTCCTTCTGCTGGCTACCTTTGTCTCCTACGCATGCAGTGCCCCAAAGGTAACTAATAACATCAGCGGTAATCACAATGAAAATGACCCTAACTTTTACTCAAAGAGGATCACTACTGCTGAAAGTTTGCTTTCTCATTTTCAGGGCAATTTCCAGCGTAGAAACTGGACCCCGCAGGCAATGCTGTACCTTAAAGGCACACgtatgtaattattataattgCTTGTACCTTCTGGGTCTTTTTTTACAGAGTGCTGCcacaaaaaaactaacaaacaaatgtTGTGTTCACAGAGGGCCGCCGGTTTGTGTCAGAAGATAGGAACGAGGGTGACGTGTATGACTCTCTACATTTAGGTAGAATTCAATCTTTTATTGTTAATTTTTGTTTCATAGTTTGATCAATTATTTCCAAATTGTATATATTACAtactttttattaataacaaatgtattaatagaAACAGTCCCAAAGTGTACTGTACTGTCTTTGTACATTAACTTGCATTAAAGTTatgtttcttcctttttttattcCTGTACTGTTAACATTTTCGTCAACCAAGGTTTTTGTATCTGTCTTTGATCTAGGATCTAACACTCTGTTCCTTTACAGAAACACGGAGTGAAAACACAGAGAATCTGAGTGTGTCTAAGGCTGCCACAGTGCTCCTTAACTTCCTACAACAAGTCAAAGAAGAAGGTAAATATCGTTTTATGCTTGAAAATAGCAgcagtaattatatatatatatatatatttaaataattgctTTAGGTTCAGGGCCTGATTTGATGGGGAGTGCAAGGGGATGCTATTTCCATCCATCATTTTTACTTCCGTTTCTTCCATCCTCCTTTCTACTTCCTTTGGATTGATGTTATATTACCTAACTGTTCAATAATTTAGTAAGATTGTTATGTGTAAGATTTGTTCAAGTTGCAGGGGATTTTTTATGAATTGTACATAAATCAACAAAGTTACAACCAGGGAAATGTTTGCATTCATAGCTTTTACCCTGAATTGTGCGTACAACAGGACCACGGATTTCACAACAAATTAAATGTCTGCCTCACCATAGCAAATTACACCTTGATGTTTATTCAGTATGATGCGGTGCACATTGATTTGCAAAtttaatctgtctctctctcataattCGATTTTAGGAGAGGATAATGGATTCTTTTTTCAAGACATACCAGCCTGGAAACGAGACTACTTCTGAGAAGTCGTCGGTGTAATATAGCTGAactgtacatatatttatttttcttttcattttatctTGTTTAATGAACCCTCTGTATCTAATGCAATGTAAAATACTGCTGTACTTCGAGAGaagcgtgtgtttgtgttgttgattAAAATGAATTTGCATTCATAGCTGCTGTAGTTTGTCATATATTTGAATCAAAAATACTTGATGAAACTATGTGGGGCATTTTTATTTGACAATTTATACTACATTGCTTCACCATCCCTGCACCAGTAATCTGATTATAGGCTAGAACAATTAATTTTAAGAGCCCATTACACACTTTCCCAACGAGAACTAGTGATTAATCTACAAAAGCAGTTGGATTACCATCCCCATGTCTTATAATGAGCTAAGAAATGTCCCGCACATGAGCTATAGTGTTTACAATAGTTGAATGACCCTCTTTGGAGTTGGGTTTACAGGTGGAAAGTGAACACTGGCCCCTAATTCCCATACTCCCCCGGTTGTTTCTTCTTGCTCTTTGGCACAGACCCTATGGTGAAGGGCATTTTAAAGTTCAGCCTGTCCCTCTCTGCCTCCTCGTCTTCGTCATAGGGCTCGATatcttcttcctcttcatcCTCTGCGTCACTGTGGTGAGGGGTGGAGTGGAGAGAGGCTGAGGGAGAGGGTGGAACAGAGGGGGGACGGGGGTATCGGAATCCTTGGGCCTGGAAAGACATACACGACTTTTAAGTCATTCTGACAGACAAGGTTTATCATAAagtaattttacacacacacacacacacggtaatTACAATTACCATCTAATAGCTAATTTATCTAATCAACtctttattaattaaatgaGGTGCTGAGGATGGAATTGAACAAATCCATGTAATAGACTTCTGATATCATGAGTCATTCTGAAATTGGTGTCATGCCCATATAATGAACCCTGGGTCTAAATAGATTTGTTCTCATCCTGTAGCCTGTTGTAAACCAAAGAATTTGCTTTTTGATAAGCACAGACCCTTCTCCCTTTCATGTCACTGGGTCCTCTTATATGACACATTTTTCAGAAGTAAAAATACGAATAATGCTGCATACATGCTACAAGCAAGTGTAAACACATGTACACAAATGACATCACATGAATATAGATCGACTATTATATTTTAgcactattatatatatatatatatatcactgccTGCTCAAGCTGCTTATTTGTATTTGGTGTAATGCTACATAGTACACTGCGAAAGTTATTGCATACCTAGTTAATCATTtttagtgttatatattattgtaactttgtttattttgcacTGGTCAGACTGCCTGTGGGGACCTAATTGTGGAAAGGAACTAGACTTGAGTTTCTTTCGTAGCCAAATGTTACACTGTCAATTACAGTTCAGATCTGAGAGTCAATCATTTTATGATGATGTTCATGGCTTCTTGACGGAATAAGACAAGATTTTAATAACAACAATGCACATGATCCAATAAAGCTATTAAAACAAATCCTTTAATTAATGAACTTCAA is part of the Hoplias malabaricus isolate fHopMal1 chromosome 4, fHopMal1.hap1, whole genome shotgun sequence genome and encodes:
- the spx gene encoding spexin prohormone 1, which translates into the protein MTSLKALTAYVLAFLLLATFVSYACSAPKGNFQRRNWTPQAMLYLKGTQGRRFVSEDRNEGDVYDSLHLETRSENTENLSVSKAATVLLNFLQQVKEEGEDNGFFFQDIPAWKRDYF